Proteins from a genomic interval of Oreochromis aureus strain Israel breed Guangdong linkage group 6, ZZ_aureus, whole genome shotgun sequence:
- the LOC116320255 gene encoding integrin alpha-L-like, with the protein MKSVWLICTVAVAISVCLAFNIDTTATRIFTTEQKDFFQNKVLQLLSDKNNGTLVTAPEQLGPEETCTSDLNLTHRCIIVPEISPADSPIPIRHFGLSISEDAMRSQITVCSPSAVHPHSGNSSLNKVCYKMKLDRGPSTQEQTNKSVEVVFLFDGSASMTEAEFNKNKDFIVEIMESHRDTPVTFAAVQFSYTVHKVFDFNDYDAGRALDKLMKEKHLKTLTMTHKALEFVLDEIFDNNATGASPDVTKVLILITDGDPSDTDRRGIIKRYDDKNITRLVVGVRAARLDKFRAIASEPKHRNAFKIENFDGLTGVLENLQEKIFTAQGCTAPLAEFSGFSAVFKKVCSTTAVSNCSDNSYLNIVCHQIPNLQQTSSSVVEERTNKAVEVVFLFDGSASLDEIEFNKNKDFIVEIMGSLRDTPVTFAAVQFSSTVHKVFDFNDYAAGRALDKLMKEKHLKSLTNTHRGLEFVLNEIFDNNATGASPDVTKVLILITDGDPSDTDRRGIIKRYDDKNITRLVVGIKDAKLDKFRAIASEPKHRNAFKIEDYDGLTGVLENLQEKIFTVEGCTAPLAEFSGFSAVFRKDSLIVGSVGSNSWRSFLHRPQERMQGYLGNSISIGKKNGVPLYFVGLPEFEQTGQVVFRHRCEQWTELQRIRGEQIGSYFGAELCSLDVDSDGSTDFLLVGAPQFHLPQVKKEGRVYIYSVSDETVLESNQDVTGPSMGRFGTTISSLPDLNGDGLRDVAVGAPLEDDKSGAVYIYHGNRQRGIVSTFSQRIMGKNIDHGLKFFGRAIFRDLGEDGLPGVVVESHGAAVVFRSKPVFNVLARLSFHPENFDTLSPDTNVALVKITACFEKVEATKSKVGPVSSALNITYILNVMGQASQSMFSQTLELRDENTCVSYSINRANYVADTSTPLRIRLNFLQPDSESESAVLSVDSEREAVLEIPI; encoded by the exons ATGAAGTCAGTCTGGCTCATCTGCACAGTGGCTGTTG CCATCTCTGTATGTTTGGCTTTCAACATTGATACGACAGCCACCCGCATCTTTACTACAGAACAAAAAGATTTCTTCCAAAACAAGGTGCTTCAGTTACTGTCTGACAAGAACAATGG GACACTTGTCACTGCACCAGAGCAGCTAGGACCTGAAGAGACATGCACATCTGATCTGAACCTGACCCACCGCTGCATCATTGTTCCAG AAATTTCTCCCGCAGACAGCCCGATACCCATCAGGCACTTTGGACTGTCGATATCTGAGGACGCCATGCGCTCTCAAATCACT GTCTGCAGTCCAAGTGCAGTGCATCCACACAGTGGAAACTCGTCTCTGAACAAAGTGTGTTACAAGATGAAACTCGACCGTGGACCGTCCACCCAAG AACAAACAAATAAGTCTGTGGAAgtagtttttttatttgatgGATCAGCGAGTATGACTGAAGCAGAATTCAACAAAAATAAAGACTTCATTGTGGAGATAATGGAGAGCCATAGGGACACGCCAGTAACG TTCGCAGCAGTTCAGTTCTCCTACACAGTCCACAAAGTGTTTGACTTCAACGACTATGACGCTGGACGTGCTCTCGATAAActtatgaaagaaaaacatttaaaaactctCACCATGACACACAAAGCCCTCGAATTTGTGCT AGATGAAATCTTTGACAACAATGCTACAGGCGCCTCTCCTGATGTTACCAAAGTTCTGATTCTAATCACAGACGGAGATCCCTCTGATACAGACAGAAGAGGGATCATTAAAAGATACGACGATAAAAATATAACTCGTCTTGTCGTCGGG GTCAGAGCTGCCAGACTGGATAAATTCAGGGCCATTGCTTCAGAACCAAAACATAGAAATGCCTTCAAAATTGAGAACTTTGATGGACTCACAGGAGTGCTGGAGAATTTACAGGAAAAGATATTTACTGCGCAAG GTTGCACAGCTCCTCTGGCAGAATTCAGTGGATTCAGTGCTGTTTTCAAAAAG GTTTGCAGCACGACTGCAGTCAGCAACTGTTCCGACAACTCGTACCTGAATATTGTCTGTCACCAGATCCCAAATCTTCAACAAACCTCTTCTTCTGTTGTTGAag AACGAACAAATAAGGCTGtggaagttgtttttttatttgatggATCAGCAAGTTTGGATGAAATAGAATTCAACAAAAATAAAGACTTCATTGTGGAGATAATGGGCAGCCTTAGGGACACGCCAGTAACG TTCGCAGCAGTTCAGTTCTCTTCAACAGTCCACAAAGTGTTTGACTTCAACGACTATGCAGCTGGACGTGCTCTCGATAAActtatgaaagaaaaacatttaaaaagtctcaccaacacacacagaggcctcGAATTTGTGCT aaatgaAATCTTTGACAACAATGCTACAGGCGCCTCTCCTGATGTTACCAAAGTTCTGATTCTAATCACAGACGGAGATCCCTCTGATACAGACAGAAGAGGGATCATTAAAAGATACGACGATAAAAATATAACTCGTCTTGTCGTCGGG ATCAAAGATGCTAAGCTGGATAAATTCAGGGCCATTGCTTCAGAGCCAAAACATAGAAATGCCTTCAAAATTGAGGACTATGATGGACTCACAGGAGTGCTGGAGAATTTACAGGAAAAGATATTTACTGTGGAAG GTTGCACAGCTCCTCTGGCAGAATTCAGTGGATTCAGTGCTGTTTTCAGAAAG GATAGCCTGATCGTGGGTTCTGTGGGATCGAACAGCTGGCGTAGTTTTCTGCATAGACCTCAAGAACGAATGCAGGGTTACCTGG GAAATTCCATTTCCATTGGAAAGAAAAACGGTGTTCCTTTGTATTTCGTGGGTTTACCAGAGTTTGAGCAAACAGGACAGGTCGTTTTCAGACACCGCTGTGAACAATGGACAGAACTTCAAAGAATTCGTGGAGAACAG ATTGGTTCCTACTTCGGTGCTGAGCTGTGCTCATTAGATGTTGATTCAGATGGGAGCACTGACTTCCTGCTGGTAGGAGCTCCACAGTTTCATCTGCCTCAGGTGAAGAAAGAAGGCCGGGTCTACATCTACTCTGTGAGCGATGAG ACTGTACTGGAAAGTAACCAGGATGTGACGGGACCATCCATGGGTAGATTTGGCACCACCATATCCAGTCTTCCAGACCTGAATGGAGATGGACTCCGAGACGTAGCTGTCGGAGCTCCGCTTGAGGATGATAAGAGCGGGGCTGTGTATATCTACCATGGCAACAGGCAGAGAGGGATAGTCAGCACTTTCAGCCAG AGAATCATGGGAAAAAATATAGACCACGGGCTGAAATTCTTTGGAAGGGCCATCTTCAGGGACCTCGGGGAGGATGGGCTCCCGGGTGTTGTGGTTGAATCACATGGTGCAGCTGTTGTATTCAG ATCCAAGCCGGTCTTCAACGTCTTGGCTCGTCTGTCTTTTCACCCTGAGAACTTCGACACCCTGAGTCCAGATACAAATGTAGCTTTGGTTAAAATAACGGCATGCTTTGAAAAGGTCGAAGCAACAAAGAGCAAAGTAG GGCCAGTGAGCTCAGCATTGAACATCACATATATACTTAATGTGATGGGACAAGCAAGTCAAAGTATGTTCAGTCAGACCCTGGAGCTGAGAGATGAAAACACCTGTGTCAGCTACTCCATCAACAGAGCA AACTATGTGGCAGACACATCAACACCTCTCAGGATCAGACTCAACTTCCTTCAACCTGACAGCGAGAGCGAGAGCGCCGTCCTGAGCGTGGACTCTGAAAGAGAGGCTGTCCTTGAG attcccatttaa
- the LOC116320266 gene encoding uncharacterized protein LOC116320266 isoform X1: protein MAFSNLFSRLSAVDEGVKSAGQPAVTQRNETGGGGKKRKTQCELFGSHKKKPCVQAQGPKTRSNVKADNTKDKGHLMQNSDGEQRLSKGFSNRGRQSQRQKHQKKKKDGQKDPYQHKEGRRGRFSRGQGRPMSGRGGRGSGHENDMMDFQVKPRFMSQEFKDQNALLVDGRLLCRHFLYGRCIKAESCQLEHIQGYNDLIKEVCKFYIQGFCTKGESCPYMHKSFPCKFFHRKGKCYQGEDCRFSHEPLTDVTGKLLDELLKRQRDLSELAKKAEQEPLGEPESKEEAGMTETNGTPNVLMDPLRPNFYHSSDADAATEGEPSVHQIEEMATFTDEAVLQCAADTARPHSPSSTSSNRPEPVCYSVEAMLGPQLFRSFPIFYNTPESKESTTPGAETTSKATLGSTTQKEVPYSVDAVLRSLKSVENSTLGQRPTASSVKTEEIPDPLLSSQHQIQKVSLSTKHEPNKPPKKMYKSLSSRQAHGSLISSSDLTLSSGTQKQCGAMPESLKSAEMVFHEVKLERLHPPVIDEGNPASSKSKSDMNESSQLPTDNTCPPKHLSGISPSSGVSEFKSRTSAPVEPAASSIKTSDSANIAVHHFAGMQLAEISRYPRKTKSVFQPGAQKRCSAKMSPQCSGETPTRADCSAGCKKTQKIPFSCLFKNPITESVTPTPDPVRAPQSAHFTSEEGHLKTEVKPEKNSAASFLSLFAHPLTETLPPCSQASAESPFQSVSHVVSAPLCQVQTDVKQSPHSCSTTSEAEPDPVKQPAGPACSIVQDSIKETSSSSAPGGPNPSETSAQQQLPDVSSPTRALKDSVLKSLFVSLSPYQEDGEQRDGIQISEIEMNNKGGVGHTFGKQQSEEKKHPTSSSRPTVKASARSTDDQLSFQTPQNSSEVTAGPTLSSPGVTEPQVRNSGTHKLPLEPATPEINHHTDPRETHCSRKEKRGRGRVGVTPLKDLFKTLDSAVFHLGR, encoded by the exons ATGGCTTTTTCGAACCTGTTCTCGAGGCTCTCCGCTGTGGATGAAGGTGTGAAGAGTGCGGGTCAGCCTGCCGTCACGCAGCG GAATGAGACTGGGGGAGgtggaaaaaagaggaaaacgcAGTGCGAGCTGTTTGGATCTCACAAAAAG AAGCCGTGTGTCCAAGCCCAGGGACCCAAAACTCGAAGTAACGTCAAAGCTGATAACACAAAGGACAAAGGGCATTTAATGCAGAACAGCGATGGTGAGCAAAGACTGAGCAAAGGCTTCAGTAACAGAGGCCGTCAATCTcaaaggcagaaacatcagaagaagaagaaggatggACAGAAAGATCCATATCAGCACAAGGAGGGACGGAGAGGGAGATTTTCCCGTGGACAAGGAAGACCGATGTCTGGGAGAGGTGGGAGAGGCAGTGGACATGAAAATGACATGATG GACTTTCAAGTGAAGCCAAGGTTCATGTCTCAGGAGTTCAAGGACCAGAATGCGCTCTTGGTGGACGGGCGGTTACTTTGTCGACATTTTCTTTACGGACGATGCATAAAG GCTGAGAGTTGCCAGCTGGAGCATATTCAGGGTTACAACGATCTCATCAAAGAAGTCTGTAAATTTTATATCCAAGGCTTCTGCACAAAAGGGGAGAGCTGTCCGTACATGCACA AGTCCTTTCCTTGcaagtttttccacagaaaaGGAAAATGCTATCAAGGAGAAGACTGCAGGTTTTCCCACGAGCCGCTTACTGACGTCACAGGAAAACTGTTGGATGAG TTATTAAAACGGCAACGTGACCTCTCTGAACTTGCAAAAAAAGCTGAGCAGGAGCCTTTGGGAGAGCCGGAGAGCAAAGAGGAGGCAGGAATGACCGAAACAAACGGGACCCCCAATGTTCTCATGGAcccgctcag GCCTAACTTTTACCACAGCTCAGATGCAGATGCAGCTACAGAGGGGGAACCCTCAGTACACCAGATAGAAGAAATGGCCACATTTACAGATGAAGCTGTTCTTCAGTGTGCAGCAGACACCGCCCGACCTCACAGCCCTTCATCAACCAGCAGTAACCGCCCGGAGCCAGTTTGTTATTCAGTGGAAGCCATGCTTGGACCTCAGCTGTTCAGGTCTTTCCCTATCTTCTATAATACTCCTGAAAGCAAAGAATCTACTACTCCTGGTGCAGAGACCACCTCCAAGGCCACTTTAGGCTCCACGACACAAAAGGAAGTTCCCTACTCGGTTGATGCTGTCCTCAGGTCCTTAAAGTCAGTGGAAAATTCAACCCTTGGTCAAAGACCTACTGCTTCAAGTGTAAAAACTGAGGAAATCCCGGATCCTCTCTTAAGTTCACAACATCAAATACAAAAAGTCTCACTGAGTACCAAACATGAGCCAAACAAACCCCCCAAGAAAATGTACAAGAGCCTGTCTTCTCGACAAGCGCACGGCAGCCTGATTTCTAGCTCTGATCTTACTCTTTCCTCTGGTACTCAGAAGCAATGTGGAGCTATGCCAGAGTCCCTGAAATCTGCTGAAATGGTTTTTCATGAAGTTAAACTGGAGCGTTTGCATCCTCCTGTTATAGATGAAGGTAATCCTGCATCTTCCAAAAGCAAATCAGACATGAATGAAAGCTCACAGCTTCCTACAGATAACACCTGTCCTCCCAAACATCTCTCGGGTATTTCTCCCTCTTCAGGTGTCTCAGAGTTTAAAAGCAGAACTTCTGCTCCTGTTGAACCTGCAGCTAGCTCCATTAAGACTAGTGACTCTGCAAACATTGCCGTTCATCATTTTGCAGGAATGCAGCTTGCTGAGATCTCTCGGTACCCAAGAAAGACAAAATCTGTCTTCCAACCCGGTGCACAGAAACGCTGTTCTGCTAAAATGTCACCACAGTGCAGCGGGGAGACTCCAACTCGAGCTGATTGTTCAGCTGGATGTAAAAAGACTCAGAAAATCCCCTTCAGTTGCCTTTTTAAAAACCCAATCACTGAGAGCGTGACACCGACACCTGACCCGGTGAGAGCCCCACAGTCTGCACATTTCACAAGCGAAGAAGgacatttaaaaactgaagtCAAACCTGAGAAAAACTCTGCTGCTTCCTTCCTCAGCCTTTTTGCACACCCCCTCACTGAGACTTTGCCTCCCTGCAGTCAGGCGTCAGCTGAGAGTCCTTTTCAAAGCGTTTCTCATGTAGTGTCGGCTCCTTTGTGCCAGGTCCAAACTGATGTCAAACAAAGTCCTCATAGTTGCTCCACAACCTCTGAAGCTGAGCCTGATCCTGTAAAGCAGCCAGCAGGCCCAGCTTGCAGCATCGTGCAGGATTCAATCAAGGAGACTTCCTCCAGTTCAGCTCCGGGTGGTCCGAATCCATCTGAAACTTCGGCACAGCAGCAACTGCCTGACGTCTCATCGCCCACAC GGGCGCTAAAGGATTCAGTCCTGAAATCCCTGTTTGTGAGCCTGAGCCCATACCAGGAGGATGGAGAGCAGCGGGACGGCATTCAGATCAGTG aaaTAGAAATGAACAATAAAGGTGGTGTTGGGCACACTTTTGGAAAACAACAGAGTGAAGAAAAGAAGCATCCG ACGTCCAGCAGTCGGCCCACCGTGAAGGCGTCTGCACGCTCAACAGACGACCAGCTTTCTTTTCAAACTCCTCAGAACTCCTCAGAGGTAACAGCTGGGCCGACCCTCAGCAGTCCAGGTGTGACCGAACCTCAGGTTAGAAACTCTGGCACGCACAAGCTGCCACTGGAACCAGCAACACCGGAGATCAACCACCACACCGACCCGAGAGAGACGCACTGCTCTAGGAAAGAAAAGAGGGGGcgtgggagggtgggggtgacTCCACTGAAGGACCTTTTTAAGACTCTGGACAGCGCTGTTTTCCACCTGGGACGTTAA
- the LOC116320266 gene encoding uncharacterized protein LOC116320266 isoform X2, translated as MQNSDGEQRLSKGFSNRGRQSQRQKHQKKKKDGQKDPYQHKEGRRGRFSRGQGRPMSGRGGRGSGHENDMMDFQVKPRFMSQEFKDQNALLVDGRLLCRHFLYGRCIKAESCQLEHIQGYNDLIKEVCKFYIQGFCTKGESCPYMHKSFPCKFFHRKGKCYQGEDCRFSHEPLTDVTGKLLDELLKRQRDLSELAKKAEQEPLGEPESKEEAGMTETNGTPNVLMDPLRPNFYHSSDADAATEGEPSVHQIEEMATFTDEAVLQCAADTARPHSPSSTSSNRPEPVCYSVEAMLGPQLFRSFPIFYNTPESKESTTPGAETTSKATLGSTTQKEVPYSVDAVLRSLKSVENSTLGQRPTASSVKTEEIPDPLLSSQHQIQKVSLSTKHEPNKPPKKMYKSLSSRQAHGSLISSSDLTLSSGTQKQCGAMPESLKSAEMVFHEVKLERLHPPVIDEGNPASSKSKSDMNESSQLPTDNTCPPKHLSGISPSSGVSEFKSRTSAPVEPAASSIKTSDSANIAVHHFAGMQLAEISRYPRKTKSVFQPGAQKRCSAKMSPQCSGETPTRADCSAGCKKTQKIPFSCLFKNPITESVTPTPDPVRAPQSAHFTSEEGHLKTEVKPEKNSAASFLSLFAHPLTETLPPCSQASAESPFQSVSHVVSAPLCQVQTDVKQSPHSCSTTSEAEPDPVKQPAGPACSIVQDSIKETSSSSAPGGPNPSETSAQQQLPDVSSPTRALKDSVLKSLFVSLSPYQEDGEQRDGIQISEIEMNNKGGVGHTFGKQQSEEKKHPTSSSRPTVKASARSTDDQLSFQTPQNSSEVTAGPTLSSPGVTEPQVRNSGTHKLPLEPATPEINHHTDPRETHCSRKEKRGRGRVGVTPLKDLFKTLDSAVFHLGR; from the exons ATGCAGAACAGCGATGGTGAGCAAAGACTGAGCAAAGGCTTCAGTAACAGAGGCCGTCAATCTcaaaggcagaaacatcagaagaagaagaaggatggACAGAAAGATCCATATCAGCACAAGGAGGGACGGAGAGGGAGATTTTCCCGTGGACAAGGAAGACCGATGTCTGGGAGAGGTGGGAGAGGCAGTGGACATGAAAATGACATGATG GACTTTCAAGTGAAGCCAAGGTTCATGTCTCAGGAGTTCAAGGACCAGAATGCGCTCTTGGTGGACGGGCGGTTACTTTGTCGACATTTTCTTTACGGACGATGCATAAAG GCTGAGAGTTGCCAGCTGGAGCATATTCAGGGTTACAACGATCTCATCAAAGAAGTCTGTAAATTTTATATCCAAGGCTTCTGCACAAAAGGGGAGAGCTGTCCGTACATGCACA AGTCCTTTCCTTGcaagtttttccacagaaaaGGAAAATGCTATCAAGGAGAAGACTGCAGGTTTTCCCACGAGCCGCTTACTGACGTCACAGGAAAACTGTTGGATGAG TTATTAAAACGGCAACGTGACCTCTCTGAACTTGCAAAAAAAGCTGAGCAGGAGCCTTTGGGAGAGCCGGAGAGCAAAGAGGAGGCAGGAATGACCGAAACAAACGGGACCCCCAATGTTCTCATGGAcccgctcag GCCTAACTTTTACCACAGCTCAGATGCAGATGCAGCTACAGAGGGGGAACCCTCAGTACACCAGATAGAAGAAATGGCCACATTTACAGATGAAGCTGTTCTTCAGTGTGCAGCAGACACCGCCCGACCTCACAGCCCTTCATCAACCAGCAGTAACCGCCCGGAGCCAGTTTGTTATTCAGTGGAAGCCATGCTTGGACCTCAGCTGTTCAGGTCTTTCCCTATCTTCTATAATACTCCTGAAAGCAAAGAATCTACTACTCCTGGTGCAGAGACCACCTCCAAGGCCACTTTAGGCTCCACGACACAAAAGGAAGTTCCCTACTCGGTTGATGCTGTCCTCAGGTCCTTAAAGTCAGTGGAAAATTCAACCCTTGGTCAAAGACCTACTGCTTCAAGTGTAAAAACTGAGGAAATCCCGGATCCTCTCTTAAGTTCACAACATCAAATACAAAAAGTCTCACTGAGTACCAAACATGAGCCAAACAAACCCCCCAAGAAAATGTACAAGAGCCTGTCTTCTCGACAAGCGCACGGCAGCCTGATTTCTAGCTCTGATCTTACTCTTTCCTCTGGTACTCAGAAGCAATGTGGAGCTATGCCAGAGTCCCTGAAATCTGCTGAAATGGTTTTTCATGAAGTTAAACTGGAGCGTTTGCATCCTCCTGTTATAGATGAAGGTAATCCTGCATCTTCCAAAAGCAAATCAGACATGAATGAAAGCTCACAGCTTCCTACAGATAACACCTGTCCTCCCAAACATCTCTCGGGTATTTCTCCCTCTTCAGGTGTCTCAGAGTTTAAAAGCAGAACTTCTGCTCCTGTTGAACCTGCAGCTAGCTCCATTAAGACTAGTGACTCTGCAAACATTGCCGTTCATCATTTTGCAGGAATGCAGCTTGCTGAGATCTCTCGGTACCCAAGAAAGACAAAATCTGTCTTCCAACCCGGTGCACAGAAACGCTGTTCTGCTAAAATGTCACCACAGTGCAGCGGGGAGACTCCAACTCGAGCTGATTGTTCAGCTGGATGTAAAAAGACTCAGAAAATCCCCTTCAGTTGCCTTTTTAAAAACCCAATCACTGAGAGCGTGACACCGACACCTGACCCGGTGAGAGCCCCACAGTCTGCACATTTCACAAGCGAAGAAGgacatttaaaaactgaagtCAAACCTGAGAAAAACTCTGCTGCTTCCTTCCTCAGCCTTTTTGCACACCCCCTCACTGAGACTTTGCCTCCCTGCAGTCAGGCGTCAGCTGAGAGTCCTTTTCAAAGCGTTTCTCATGTAGTGTCGGCTCCTTTGTGCCAGGTCCAAACTGATGTCAAACAAAGTCCTCATAGTTGCTCCACAACCTCTGAAGCTGAGCCTGATCCTGTAAAGCAGCCAGCAGGCCCAGCTTGCAGCATCGTGCAGGATTCAATCAAGGAGACTTCCTCCAGTTCAGCTCCGGGTGGTCCGAATCCATCTGAAACTTCGGCACAGCAGCAACTGCCTGACGTCTCATCGCCCACAC GGGCGCTAAAGGATTCAGTCCTGAAATCCCTGTTTGTGAGCCTGAGCCCATACCAGGAGGATGGAGAGCAGCGGGACGGCATTCAGATCAGTG aaaTAGAAATGAACAATAAAGGTGGTGTTGGGCACACTTTTGGAAAACAACAGAGTGAAGAAAAGAAGCATCCG ACGTCCAGCAGTCGGCCCACCGTGAAGGCGTCTGCACGCTCAACAGACGACCAGCTTTCTTTTCAAACTCCTCAGAACTCCTCAGAGGTAACAGCTGGGCCGACCCTCAGCAGTCCAGGTGTGACCGAACCTCAGGTTAGAAACTCTGGCACGCACAAGCTGCCACTGGAACCAGCAACACCGGAGATCAACCACCACACCGACCCGAGAGAGACGCACTGCTCTAGGAAAGAAAAGAGGGGGcgtgggagggtgggggtgacTCCACTGAAGGACCTTTTTAAGACTCTGGACAGCGCTGTTTTCCACCTGGGACGTTAA